The Brasilonema sennae CENA114 genome includes a region encoding these proteins:
- the dnaG gene encoding DNA primase gives MHIPRLHPDTIEEVKQRADIVDVISEQVVLRKRGKDHVGLCPFHSEKSPSFTVSQTKQMYYCFGCQAGGNAIKFLMELEKRSFAEVVLDLARRYQVSVRTLEPEQRQELQRQLSLREQLYEVLAAAAQFYQHALRYNGQKRPSEAPLVEASSGEKALQYLQSVRQLKEETIQQFGIGYAPAGWETLYRYLVEDKRYPVQLVEKAGLIKARKEASGYYDVFRDRVIIPIHDVLGRVIGFGGRSLGDEQPKYLNSPETEVFIKGKTLFALDKAKAGISQQDQAVVVEGYFDAIALHAAGINNAIASLGTALSIEQVRQVLRYTDSKQLVLNFDADKAGTNAAQRAIGEIAELAYKGEVQLKILNLPDGKDADEYLQGREPEDYRQLLANAPLWLDWQIQQMTKERDLKQAADFQQVSGQMLKLLKNIANSDTLNYYISHCAEILSLGDTRLISLRVENLLTQIAPTRAFRKPTPVIKQQPVERQQSLDKSESNLLPIAEALLLQIYLHYPVYRGAIVDVLDERDLQFSLSHHRFLWRQILEISSGIDDDLISMVQDRCLEFPEEMSLVSHLFHLNEKTQKEIISRHDKLIQAATACIELVLREKRYRHLCEVFEQIDPEAEPEKWESYCKIFYQEKQQLQELDRQRQFSLAELL, from the coding sequence ATGCACATCCCCCGCCTGCATCCGGACACAATTGAAGAAGTTAAACAACGAGCTGACATTGTCGATGTCATCTCAGAACAGGTTGTCTTACGCAAGCGCGGAAAAGACCATGTAGGTTTGTGTCCCTTTCACTCAGAAAAAAGTCCCAGTTTCACTGTCAGCCAAACTAAGCAGATGTACTACTGCTTTGGCTGTCAAGCTGGTGGCAATGCTATCAAGTTTCTCATGGAGTTGGAGAAGCGCTCTTTTGCTGAAGTGGTATTAGATTTGGCGCGGCGTTACCAAGTCTCAGTGAGAACGCTAGAACCAGAACAGAGGCAAGAGTTGCAGCGTCAGTTGTCTTTGCGCGAACAACTATATGAAGTTCTCGCTGCGGCGGCACAGTTTTATCAACACGCTCTCAGGTATAATGGACAGAAGCGTCCTTCGGAGGCTCCCCTGGTTGAGGCGAGTTCGGGAGAGAAGGCATTACAATATTTGCAATCGGTACGCCAACTGAAGGAAGAAACAATACAGCAGTTCGGTATCGGATATGCGCCCGCAGGTTGGGAAACACTCTACCGTTATTTAGTTGAGGACAAACGCTACCCAGTACAACTGGTAGAAAAAGCAGGTTTGATTAAGGCACGTAAGGAAGCGAGTGGTTATTATGACGTGTTTCGCGATCGCGTCATCATTCCCATCCACGATGTTCTCGGACGTGTCATTGGCTTTGGTGGCAGAAGTTTAGGTGATGAACAACCTAAATATTTGAATTCACCGGAAACAGAAGTTTTTATCAAGGGGAAAACTTTGTTTGCCCTTGATAAAGCAAAAGCAGGGATTTCCCAACAGGATCAAGCTGTGGTGGTGGAGGGATATTTTGATGCGATCGCTCTCCACGCAGCCGGGATAAATAATGCGATCGCCTCCCTTGGCACTGCTCTTAGCATAGAACAAGTTCGGCAAGTCCTACGCTACACCGACTCCAAACAGTTAGTCCTCAACTTTGATGCTGATAAAGCTGGGACAAACGCCGCACAAAGAGCAATTGGAGAAATTGCCGAACTCGCATATAAAGGTGAAGTCCAGCTTAAGATTCTTAATTTACCTGATGGCAAAGACGCTGACGAATACTTGCAAGGACGTGAACCAGAAGATTATAGACAATTATTAGCAAATGCTCCACTTTGGTTAGATTGGCAAATTCAGCAAATGACAAAAGAGCGTGACTTGAAACAGGCTGCTGATTTCCAACAAGTGTCTGGGCAGATGCTAAAGCTATTGAAAAATATAGCTAACAGTGATACACTTAACTATTACATTTCCCACTGCGCTGAAATCCTCAGTTTAGGAGATACCAGACTGATATCCCTAAGAGTAGAAAATCTTCTGACACAAATTGCTCCTACTAGGGCATTTCGTAAGCCAACACCAGTTATCAAACAGCAACCTGTAGAAAGACAGCAAAGTCTCGACAAGAGTGAAAGCAATTTATTACCAATAGCAGAGGCTTTATTGTTGCAAATTTACTTGCACTATCCAGTATATCGTGGGGCTATAGTTGATGTTTTAGACGAGCGAGATTTGCAATTTAGTCTTTCTCATCACCGCTTTTTGTGGCGGCAAATTTTAGAGATTTCCTCTGGGATTGACGATGATTTGATATCAATGGTGCAAGATAGATGTCTAGAGTTTCCAGAAGAAATGAGTTTGGTATCTCACTTATTTCATTTAAATGAGAAAACACAAAAGGAAATCATCTCACGTCATGATAAGTTGATTCAAGCAGCCACTGCTTGCATTGAACTGGTGCTACGTGAAAAGCGCTATCGTCATTTATGTGAAGTCTTTGAGCAAATCGATCCAGAAGCTGAGCCGGAAAAATGGGAATCTTATTGTAAAATTTTCTACCAAGAAAAACAGCAACTTCAGGAATTAGACCGTCAGCGACAATTTTCCCTTGCGGAATTGCTGTGA
- a CDS encoding molybdate ABC transporter substrate-binding protein, whose product MRKCLLAVSLVSCVSYIMPTSEAIAASLTNQNQSEPSTVTLYAAGSLRGALSEVADDFTKEYGNPVKTEFGPSGTLRGRLENGEQADVFASADIGNPLKLYQEGLSGPVVNFTSNRMTLVVKPGLSVTSDNLLEVLLDPNIKLGTSTPISDPSGDYAQEIFRKADTLRPGSFQTLDAKALRLVGGPSSPPVPDGKNNLVYFLEETKQADVFLAYYTSALSALKIAPDLQVVELPDNLAVKADYGLTVLKDANPDGKKLAEYILSPFGQKILTKYGFSSESLVSVPESQNWGGMVLGVGIALVLKKTSASSKKRKLKKVATCHD is encoded by the coding sequence ATGAGAAAATGTTTGCTTGCCGTCTCTCTCGTAAGCTGTGTTTCCTACATCATGCCGACTTCTGAGGCGATCGCAGCTTCATTGACAAATCAAAATCAGTCTGAACCGTCCACCGTCACCTTATACGCAGCTGGTAGTTTGAGAGGTGCGTTGTCAGAAGTAGCTGATGACTTCACCAAAGAGTACGGAAATCCTGTGAAAACAGAATTTGGTCCGTCTGGAACACTGCGGGGACGTCTGGAAAACGGGGAACAGGCTGATGTCTTTGCCAGTGCTGACATTGGAAATCCTCTCAAACTGTATCAAGAAGGTTTGAGTGGTCCTGTGGTAAACTTCACTAGCAATCGCATGACCCTTGTTGTAAAACCAGGATTATCGGTCACATCAGATAATCTTTTAGAGGTATTGCTAGACCCAAACATTAAACTAGGTACTTCAACCCCCATATCTGATCCTTCCGGAGATTATGCACAGGAGATATTTCGTAAAGCCGATACTTTGAGACCAGGTAGTTTTCAAACGCTAGATGCAAAAGCTTTGCGGTTGGTTGGTGGACCAAGTTCTCCACCAGTTCCCGATGGAAAAAATAATTTAGTGTACTTTTTGGAGGAGACTAAGCAGGCAGATGTCTTTTTGGCTTATTACACGAGTGCACTATCAGCCTTGAAAATTGCACCTGACCTGCAAGTGGTGGAATTACCAGACAATCTCGCAGTCAAAGCCGATTATGGACTGACTGTACTCAAAGATGCCAATCCTGACGGGAAGAAGCTTGCTGAATATATCCTTTCTCCTTTTGGACAAAAGATTCTGACGAAATATGGATTTAGTTCAGAATCCTTGGTTTCCGTTCCTGAATCCCAGAATTGGGGCGGTATGGTTCTTGGTGTTGGTATCGCCTTAGTTCTGAAGAAAACATCAGCATCTTCTAAAAAACGAAAACTCAAAAAAGTTGCTACTTGCCACGACTAG
- a CDS encoding DUF692 domain-containing protein yields MLALEQEPKDYANTLSALPKLGVGLSFQAPLQSFVEAHLDTFDFLEIIPDTLWNDLGSSAAPRYQENRKTQGFLEFLAKHKPIIAHSIGLSIGSADWFDRVHVAQIAKWQRQYHFPWHSDHLSFSRLADASNHLIDVGLTMPVPYDAEVLDLLVERVNHVHKEISVPFLLENNVYYFEIPSQEMSEAEFLNQLTARTGCGLLLDLHNVYVNACNHSFDPWDFLSNLDLTKVVEIHLAGGMMMEGFYLDAHSGVCPEAVWQLLEELLPKAPNVAGIVFEVFGTHYHRMGPELLKQELSRAKTIWKASR; encoded by the coding sequence ATGCTTGCACTAGAACAGGAACCAAAGGACTACGCTAACACTTTGTCTGCTCTTCCCAAACTCGGCGTCGGTCTTTCATTTCAAGCACCGCTGCAAAGTTTTGTAGAAGCTCACTTGGACACCTTTGATTTTTTAGAGATTATTCCAGATACCCTCTGGAATGATTTGGGTTCTAGTGCGGCTCCTCGCTACCAAGAAAATCGAAAAACTCAGGGATTTTTAGAATTTCTTGCAAAACACAAGCCGATTATTGCTCATAGCATCGGGCTGTCCATTGGTAGCGCAGACTGGTTTGATCGTGTACATGTAGCCCAGATTGCGAAATGGCAGCGACAGTATCACTTCCCTTGGCACAGCGATCATTTATCCTTTAGTCGCTTAGCGGATGCATCTAATCATCTTATCGATGTGGGGCTTACCATGCCAGTTCCCTATGATGCAGAAGTCCTGGATCTGCTTGTAGAGAGGGTAAATCATGTCCATAAAGAAATCTCAGTGCCTTTCCTGCTGGAGAACAATGTCTATTATTTTGAGATTCCCAGCCAAGAGATGAGTGAAGCAGAGTTCCTCAATCAACTTACAGCTCGAACTGGCTGTGGGCTTTTACTCGACCTTCATAACGTTTATGTCAATGCCTGCAACCATAGTTTTGATCCTTGGGATTTTCTTAGCAACCTTGACTTAACCAAAGTGGTAGAAATCCATCTCGCAGGCGGAATGATGATGGAAGGTTTCTATCTAGACGCTCACTCAGGAGTTTGTCCAGAAGCAGTTTGGCAACTACTGGAGGAACTTCTGCCCAAAGCCCCAAATGTAGCTGGTATTGTCTTTGAAGTCTTTGGGACACATTACCATCGCATGGGACCTGAACTGCTCAAACAAGAACTTAGTAGGGCTAAAACGATTTGGAAAGCCAGCCGATAA
- a CDS encoding N-acetylmuramoyl-L-alanine amidase: MGRIFLSAAHGGKEAGGIDPGSIAGGTTEAKEMIMLRDLIITELRARNFEVLAVPDDLSAQQTIAWINSRARPKDVAIEIHADAASNPSVRGASIFYIANNDERRNHAELLLVGLLRRVPQLPNRGVKSDSATGLGRLAFCRQTSVASLLMQVGFLTSPDDRALLQTRRRDFALGIADGVASWSRTIDPGSAVETDSTYPVFSININGQLYPEKGILINGNAYIPIDLADRLRIDLSKAPNVRRVTYRRVVFLKAVELRDFHLSVVWDSATQTLNLRSIAQIPLGQIDKIMSYGHASEVQLQLFLRNNNENAIVQFPDLPKLYREEATIEGVSHDIAFCQMCLETGFLHFGDDVKSEQNNFAGLGAIGGAPNAASFESARLGVRAHIQHLKAYASLEPLVQELEDPRFRFVTRGIAPSIEQLSGRWSADLEYGNKIMAMLKRLYESAGLF, from the coding sequence ATGGGACGCATTTTTCTTTCAGCAGCTCACGGAGGCAAAGAAGCAGGAGGAATAGATCCAGGCTCAATTGCTGGTGGGACAACCGAAGCCAAGGAAATGATTATGCTGCGGGATTTGATCATCACCGAACTCAGAGCGCGTAATTTTGAAGTTTTGGCAGTTCCAGATGACTTGAGCGCCCAACAAACTATCGCTTGGATAAATTCTCGCGCTCGTCCAAAAGATGTTGCCATAGAAATTCATGCTGATGCTGCGAGCAATCCTTCTGTACGTGGGGCAAGCATTTTCTACATTGCTAACAATGATGAACGCAGAAATCATGCCGAACTGCTACTGGTGGGACTGTTGCGTCGTGTTCCTCAGTTACCAAATCGGGGAGTCAAGTCAGACTCAGCAACAGGTTTGGGGCGTTTGGCGTTTTGTCGTCAGACATCAGTTGCTTCTTTGTTGATGCAAGTTGGCTTTCTTACTAGCCCAGATGATCGCGCCTTGCTGCAAACTCGCCGCCGCGACTTTGCCTTAGGAATTGCCGATGGAGTTGCATCTTGGAGTCGTACTATTGATCCTGGTTCAGCTGTGGAAACAGACTCAACATATCCGGTATTTAGTATCAATATTAATGGACAACTTTATCCAGAGAAAGGGATACTCATTAACGGTAATGCTTATATCCCCATTGACTTGGCGGATCGCTTGCGGATTGATTTATCCAAAGCGCCTAATGTCCGCCGCGTGACTTATCGCCGAGTTGTTTTCCTCAAAGCCGTTGAACTGCGCGACTTTCATCTTTCTGTCGTATGGGATAGTGCAACTCAGACTCTAAATTTGCGCTCGATCGCCCAAATTCCACTTGGTCAAATTGACAAGATTATGTCATATGGTCATGCATCAGAAGTGCAGTTGCAGTTATTTCTGAGAAACAATAATGAAAATGCGATCGTGCAGTTTCCCGACTTGCCCAAACTCTACCGCGAAGAAGCGACAATAGAAGGAGTGAGTCATGACATTGCTTTCTGCCAAATGTGCTTAGAAACTGGATTTTTACACTTTGGTGACGATGTCAAATCAGAACAAAATAACTTTGCAGGTTTAGGGGCTATTGGTGGTGCACCAAACGCAGCGTCGTTTGAAAGTGCCAGACTTGGTGTTCGGGCGCACATCCAACACTTGAAAGCTTACGCCAGTTTGGAACCACTGGTGCAAGAACTCGAAGATCCAAGATTTCGCTTTGTGACTCGCGGTATTGCTCCATCAATCGAACAACTTTCGGGACGTTGGTCTGCCGATTTGGAATATGGTAACAAAATTATGGCAATGCTCAAACGGCTTTATGAGTCAGCAGGGCTATTCTAA
- a CDS encoding acyltransferase family protein, with translation MQQNITYESSSTYSEKPSNQRLRLAYLDGIRGLAALYVVLVHCWEPSLAEALQPALLWLPIAKFLRYGIFAVVVFIVLSGYCLMLPVVRSDKKYFSGGLLGFFKRRIRRILPPYYAALILCSLIGVFVLWIEQTANLGWDEERLSNLKGLFSPSYSFKDILCYLLLLQNFGSSYINKINGPTWTVAVEWQIYFVFAIFLIPIWRRLGLLPTLTIAFVVGITLNYLMGELSSTVHPWFLGLFALGMAAAEINFSQKPFLVRMKKSLPWDKLAAVFICFGFLTEWIRFNLIQEMPEWVIHYFIAFGAACFLIYCTNFFINGKPLPPAVRFLESPRIVGLGVFSYSLYIIHAPIVWLVFQILLSMHLSPSMLAVKWFVIGVPLSILVAYVFYRFCERPFMSHLPVKVKSQM, from the coding sequence ATGCAGCAAAATATCACTTACGAGTCTTCAAGTACTTATTCTGAAAAGCCTAGTAATCAGAGACTCCGTCTGGCTTACTTAGATGGTATACGTGGTTTGGCAGCTCTATATGTGGTTCTCGTTCATTGTTGGGAACCCAGTCTTGCAGAGGCTTTACAACCTGCTTTACTTTGGTTACCCATAGCAAAGTTCCTCAGATATGGAATTTTTGCTGTTGTTGTTTTTATTGTTCTTTCGGGCTACTGTTTGATGCTTCCAGTAGTTCGTTCTGATAAAAAATATTTCTCCGGAGGCTTACTAGGTTTCTTTAAGCGACGGATTCGCCGAATTTTACCACCATATTATGCTGCTCTAATCTTATGTTCATTAATAGGTGTATTCGTACTCTGGATAGAGCAAACTGCTAATTTAGGCTGGGATGAAGAAAGATTAAGTAACCTCAAAGGTTTGTTCTCTCCTTCATATTCTTTCAAAGATATACTTTGTTATCTCTTACTTCTTCAAAATTTCGGCAGTTCATATATTAATAAGATAAATGGTCCAACATGGACTGTTGCTGTAGAGTGGCAAATCTATTTTGTGTTTGCCATCTTTTTAATACCAATATGGCGACGTCTGGGCTTATTACCTACACTAACAATTGCCTTTGTTGTTGGAATTACACTTAACTATCTGATGGGTGAACTTTCTTCTACTGTTCATCCTTGGTTTTTAGGTCTTTTTGCTTTGGGAATGGCTGCAGCAGAAATCAACTTTTCACAAAAACCATTTTTGGTGCGGATGAAAAAATCATTACCTTGGGATAAACTTGCTGCTGTTTTTATTTGCTTTGGTTTTTTAACAGAGTGGATACGATTTAATTTGATACAAGAAATGCCGGAATGGGTGATCCATTACTTTATTGCTTTTGGCGCAGCTTGTTTTCTCATATACTGTACCAATTTCTTCATCAACGGTAAGCCACTTCCCCCTGCGGTGCGGTTCTTAGAATCACCACGGATTGTTGGACTGGGAGTATTTTCCTACAGCCTTTATATTATCCATGCTCCTATAGTTTGGCTTGTATTTCAAATTTTACTGAGTATGCACTTGTCTCCTTCAATGTTGGCCGTTAAATGGTTTGTGATCGGGGTTCCATTGTCAATACTTGTTGCTTACGTATTCTACCGATTCTGTGAGCGACCTTTTATGTCCCATCTTCCAGTTAAAGTGAAGTCTCAAATGTGA
- a CDS encoding type I restriction endonuclease: MNSALSTIATIKASRLTTRLRRRFDIKPSRTAPDLLTLFEVIGYTVLLESDINIGRYKAQLSGNDQVVLWTRLSNALKQINPKVPCEVIETVISGLISTYSSDLLENNRRFHKLLTEGVDVVYHNGDQIVHDKVWFIDLSNLLSNDWLVIHGFNIVEECDIHYLNTIVFINGLPLAVIAYTDFQDKKATLQGAYQQLQSYKQQIPTLFFHNALLIIACRNQARVGTLTSGWKEFLPWCSIDGEDFPHQGETELEVLIQGIFDKRRFLELVKHFIVFEKNGASLSKKLLRYPFCTTQNPKSRSRMI, translated from the coding sequence ATGAATTCCGCACTATCAACAATAGCAACTATAAAAGCGAGCCGTCTGACAACAAGGCTTCGCCGACGCTTTGATATCAAACCTTCAAGAACAGCGCCAGATTTACTGACCCTGTTTGAGGTTATCGGTTACACTGTTCTTCTGGAATCAGATATTAACATAGGTAGATACAAGGCTCAGCTTAGTGGCAATGATCAGGTAGTTTTGTGGACTCGCCTTAGCAACGCTTTGAAGCAGATTAACCCCAAAGTTCCATGTGAGGTCATTGAAACAGTCATATCTGGGCTGATTAGTACCTACAGTTCTGACTTACTGGAAAATAACCGTCGTTTTCACAAACTCCTAACCGAAGGAGTTGATGTTGTTTACCACAACGGTGATCAAATAGTTCATGACAAGGTGTGGTTTATTGACTTGTCTAATTTGCTCTCTAATGACTGGTTAGTGATTCATGGGTTTAATATTGTTGAGGAGTGTGATATTCACTATCTCAATACCATTGTCTTCATCAACGGATTACCTTTAGCAGTCATTGCTTATACTGACTTTCAGGACAAAAAAGCTACTCTCCAAGGAGCATATCAGCAACTTCAGTCCTACAAACAACAAATTCCAACTCTGTTTTTCCACAATGCCCTCCTTATCATTGCCTGTAGAAATCAGGCACGAGTTGGTACTTTAACCTCTGGCTGGAAAGAGTTCTTACCTTGGTGTTCAATTGATGGCGAAGACTTTCCACATCAAGGAGAAACAGAACTAGAAGTATTAATTCAAGGCATTTTTGATAAGCGGCGTTTCCTAGAATTAGTCAAGCATTTCATAGTATTTGAGAAAAACGGAGCGAGTCTCAGCAAAAAATTGCTTCGTTACCCTTTTTGTACAACACAAAACCCGAAAAGTCGTTCAAGGATGATATGA
- a CDS encoding peroxidase family protein, translating into MQNIPFQFSHGGFIKQEAVERSLETTSLEAIDVETDFDYLFPDLARNPNSLLPADNTTDVINKLKKLGELIIDQNGPEPEEANSNIPPVYTYWGQFIDHDITANTDRTVTDLKTDITKDDFKPLSPDFVRDKLKNLRRPTFDLDSVYGDGPTLDPQTPTEARDFYQEEDPVKLKVGQNAQQDVNGNPPPGVEIPPVEDLLRDLPRNNPLNKRLAVIGDSRNDENLIVAQFHTAFLRFHNAVVDWVRANEPDNAKDNKTLFVRAQTLVRWHYQWLVVNDFLKTVTANGTVDSILSDGLKFYQPRNGDLFMPLEFSVAAYRFGHSMVRGAYDFNRNFGLEANVIPTAPFNLLFGFTGRGNIGGSVGQGPFDTLPFNWIIEWDRFVDKQKAAQRKTLSARKIDTHLAFPLSDLINEGEGEQSDAIKQLLKHLAKRNLLRGYFLSIPTGQSLADKLGVKKLTADELKRGNSADINQALEPFLEKTPAWYYILKESEVRANGDSLGEVGSRIVAETIIGLIKNDPSSYLNEGEYNRVWDPSKGVKLPNGGEIRVIGDFLKFAGVLL; encoded by the coding sequence ATGCAAAATATCCCTTTTCAATTTAGTCACGGCGGATTTATCAAGCAGGAGGCTGTGGAAAGATCTTTGGAGACAACTAGCTTAGAGGCAATTGATGTAGAGACAGATTTCGATTACCTCTTCCCAGATCTCGCCAGAAACCCAAACAGTCTACTTCCGGCAGACAACACCACAGATGTTATTAACAAACTCAAAAAGCTGGGCGAGCTAATAATTGACCAAAACGGTCCTGAGCCTGAGGAAGCCAACTCAAATATACCTCCGGTTTATACCTACTGGGGACAGTTTATCGACCATGATATTACTGCCAACACAGATCGCACTGTCACAGACCTCAAAACTGACATTACCAAAGACGATTTCAAACCCCTCTCACCCGACTTCGTAAGGGATAAACTCAAGAATTTACGTCGCCCCACGTTCGATCTTGACAGTGTTTATGGCGATGGACCAACCCTAGACCCTCAAACCCCCACAGAAGCAAGGGACTTTTATCAGGAAGAAGACCCAGTGAAACTGAAAGTTGGGCAAAACGCTCAACAGGATGTTAACGGGAACCCTCCGCCTGGAGTCGAAATTCCACCAGTAGAAGATTTACTACGCGACTTGCCACGCAATAACCCGCTCAATAAGAGACTAGCTGTAATTGGCGACAGTCGCAACGACGAGAATCTGATTGTGGCGCAGTTTCATACTGCTTTCTTGCGTTTCCACAACGCAGTAGTGGACTGGGTACGGGCAAATGAACCCGATAACGCCAAAGACAATAAAACTCTGTTTGTTCGGGCGCAAACTTTGGTTCGTTGGCATTACCAGTGGCTTGTTGTCAATGATTTCCTCAAAACAGTGACTGCAAACGGGACAGTAGACAGCATCCTCAGTGACGGGCTTAAATTCTACCAACCCCGGAATGGAGATCTTTTCATGCCTCTGGAATTCTCCGTTGCGGCTTATCGTTTTGGGCACAGCATGGTTCGCGGTGCTTATGACTTCAACCGCAATTTTGGACTCGAAGCCAATGTAATACCAACAGCACCGTTCAATTTGCTCTTTGGTTTTACAGGAAGAGGCAATATAGGCGGTAGTGTAGGTCAAGGACCGTTCGACACTCTCCCCTTTAACTGGATTATTGAATGGGACCGCTTTGTTGACAAACAGAAGGCTGCCCAAAGGAAAACGCTTTCTGCGCGAAAGATCGACACGCATCTTGCGTTTCCTTTGTCAGATCTGATTAATGAAGGCGAAGGAGAACAGTCTGATGCTATTAAACAGCTTCTCAAGCACCTCGCTAAACGGAACCTACTGCGCGGATATTTCCTCAGTATTCCGACTGGGCAGAGCTTAGCCGATAAACTAGGCGTCAAAAAATTGACAGCGGACGAGCTTAAACGGGGCAATTCAGCAGATATCAATCAAGCCCTCGAACCTTTCCTAGAAAAAACTCCAGCGTGGTACTACATCCTCAAGGAATCCGAAGTTCGTGCGAACGGGGATTCTCTGGGTGAAGTGGGCAGCCGCATTGTTGCTGAAACCATTATTGGTCTGATTAAGAACGATCCATCCTCCTATCTCAACGAGGGTGAGTACAATCGTGTTTGGGATCCTTCTAAAGGTGTCAAGTTGCCAAATGGTGGCGAAATTCGCGTGATTGGTGACTTTCTGAAGTTTGCGGGAGTATTGCTTTAA
- a CDS encoding GAF domain-containing protein: MTPETVLAEVIENVFVANSKPKDVFAALLPAVCDVLHTDRCFLHLRNPHTRTYQNFCWRRSPEIPDTSTNGWEAEIEWEREDPMFAAALRAAPSIFVEDVDLASSDVLNIDFERKYFGHRALIHAHLCQDGLLWAILQPCIFGHPRVWDEFDRSFIHQVLEKLKPFVLSYVRDVEV, encoded by the coding sequence ATGACACCAGAGACAGTCCTAGCGGAAGTTATAGAAAACGTGTTTGTAGCCAACAGTAAACCAAAGGATGTGTTTGCTGCATTACTACCAGCGGTGTGCGACGTGTTGCACACTGATCGCTGTTTTCTTCACCTGCGAAATCCACACACCAGGACGTATCAAAATTTCTGTTGGCGGCGTAGCCCTGAGATTCCCGATACGAGTACGAATGGCTGGGAGGCAGAAATTGAGTGGGAGCGGGAAGATCCAATGTTTGCAGCAGCCCTCCGTGCGGCTCCCTCTATCTTTGTAGAAGATGTTGATCTAGCCAGTTCAGATGTATTAAACATTGATTTTGAGCGGAAATACTTTGGACATCGAGCATTGATTCACGCTCACCTGTGCCAGGATGGGTTACTGTGGGCAATTCTACAACCTTGTATTTTCGGGCATCCCCGAGTGTGGGACGAATTCGACCGATCTTTCATTCATCAGGTTCTAGAAAAGCTGAAACCATTTGTGCTTTCTTATGTGCGAGATGTTGAAGTTTAA
- a CDS encoding LLM class flavin-dependent oxidoreductase, translating into MKTGLFCNYENYHSDARRAILEQVALVKHAESLGFEEAWLTEHHFSDFSVSPSILVLIAHLAGVTKTIRLGSAAVLLAFHDPILVAEDITTLDNLCNGRLAIGIAKGGPFPEQNKHFNTPMSESRAKTLEAIMLIHKLLYHTDVSFLGKYYQCDSVSIYPKPLQKQIPVYVATSDEEAIGFAALNSFGLMGGAPFTLDRLKSNVTKYRAINSSGSDKFMVSRFFFVARTYDEAVSEALPFIRTFSQRMKGLNAKAQKHGNSSQHLEQNDGQKSTFDEDQLLENSIIGDVVTCRNKIKRFQDELNLGTLALKPASLNLQKNFESLTLYNQEVQGYV; encoded by the coding sequence ATGAAAACAGGACTTTTCTGCAATTATGAGAATTATCACTCTGATGCGCGTCGCGCTATTTTGGAACAAGTGGCGCTAGTCAAACACGCAGAAAGTTTGGGTTTTGAAGAAGCTTGGCTGACAGAGCATCATTTTAGTGATTTCAGTGTTAGCCCGTCAATTTTGGTGTTGATTGCACACTTAGCAGGCGTGACTAAAACTATTCGCTTAGGTTCAGCTGCTGTGCTGTTGGCATTTCATGACCCAATTCTTGTTGCAGAAGATATTACCACACTGGATAATCTTTGCAATGGGCGACTTGCTATAGGTATTGCTAAGGGTGGCCCATTTCCTGAACAAAATAAGCACTTTAACACTCCAATGAGTGAATCCCGTGCTAAAACGCTAGAAGCAATAATGCTGATTCATAAGCTACTGTATCACACTGATGTGTCGTTTCTTGGCAAGTATTATCAGTGCGATAGCGTCTCAATTTACCCAAAACCTTTGCAAAAACAAATTCCAGTGTATGTAGCAACGAGTGATGAAGAAGCAATTGGGTTTGCTGCTTTAAATTCTTTTGGTTTGATGGGTGGAGCACCATTTACTCTGGATAGACTTAAGAGTAATGTGACTAAATACCGTGCTATCAATTCCAGTGGTTCTGATAAGTTCATGGTGTCACGATTCTTTTTTGTTGCTCGTACATATGATGAAGCGGTGAGTGAGGCTTTACCTTTCATCCGTACTTTTAGTCAAAGAATGAAGGGGTTGAATGCTAAAGCACAAAAGCATGGCAATAGCAGTCAACATCTCGAGCAAAATGATGGTCAAAAAAGCACTTTTGATGAAGACCAATTGCTGGAAAATTCAATTATTGGTGATGTTGTTACTTGCAGGAACAAAATTAAGCGGTTTCAGGATGAGCTGAATTTGGGCACTTTGGCACTCAAACCTGCTTCGTTGAATTTGCAAAAGAATTTTGAGAGTTTGACGCTCTATAACCAGGAGGTACAAGGTTATGTGTAA